The stretch of DNA AAACGGTGCCGATTGGCTGGATTGGGAACACGATGATGTGGATGCACTCTCCTTGGCGGCAAAATTTAACAACTCTGAGGCGGTCCGCTACCTTATTGATCTCGGGGCTGACGTAAATCAGCGAGCTCCTGACGGCAATTTCCCTTTGGCTCTCGCCGCCTTCGAAGGCCATCTTGCGATGGTCAAACTGCTTCTTGCGAATGGTGCCGAGATTAACGCCATAAGTCGTGGGTCGATGAACGTAGATGGAAATCGAGCAGAACCGCACACGGCCCTCGTTGGAGCAGTGCGGGACAACAATCTGGGCGTTGTTAATGTTCTCTTATCAGCCGGAGCCGATCCTGCACAGATCGACAATCTTGCGATAAAGTATGCTGATTTTGCGGGCAATCTTGCGATCTACGACCGATTGCTGGAAGCGGGTGTTCCTGAGCCCGAACCCTACAGTTTTACCAAGATCAACCGATTCGAACACATCTGGCGTCAGCAGGATGTCGCAATGGACAGCGAAGATGGAGTTGAATGGATAGACCTCTCCATCCTAAACAATCCCTCCCAGAAAACAGCAGAAGAATCCCCGGTATACAACGGTCCGCCAGTGACTGTCGCGGTCATTCCAAGTAGAGCCGAGGTTGAGTCCGCTGAAATCTTGGTGACCGCCGAATTGACCGAAGAACCGAGTTTCAAGCTTCTCGAAAGAGCTCAATTGCAGCAGGCCTTGAAAGAAATCTCTCTCCAGCGGGCCGGTTTGGTCTCAGCCGAAAGCTCAATTCAAGCAGGGCAACTATTAGGAGCTGATTGTCTGATTTTGCTTGATCAGGAGGGCGACACCCTCGAAGCGCGGATTATCTCGACCGCCACCGGATTGGTTTTGCGGGTTCTAGTTGGAGACACGGAGACAATGGGTGAATGGGTTGGCCAAATACGTCGAACTTTGACGACCAAGGCTCCGCTCCTGCACAGTGGAACCGAAGGCCTGACCTTGGTCTCGATTCCTCGAATTACTTCTATCCAAGGTGGACCAAATGCAATTGATCAGGAACGCATCCTCTCACGGGCGTTAGCCATTTACCTCGGCTCTCTTGATAACATTTTTGTGTTGGATCGCCAGAACATGCTCCAACTAGCCGGAGAAAAAATCCTTACTGAGGATGTGCGGCGCTTTTACTCCAGCGGCTGGCTGATCGATGGAGGCTTTGATCAAGTCGGTGATAACCTTTCGATTACTCTCCGTTTGCGACAACCCGAGACCAGCGAGGAGGTGGTCCTGACAGCTGGCGGGAAGGCAAGCCAGCCAAGGGAGATTTTACAATCCCTGCGAGATCAGGTCGGAGAGGCTTTGGAAATCTCAGTTACTGAATCAGAGGAAAGTGTTAACGAGGCAGAACTCTATCTTACTGAGGCCCGAAAGGCGTATCGCGTTCGCCAGTTCGAGAGTGCACAGCATGCTGCTGATGCGGCTTGGGCCTTGGGTAACGGGTTCGAGGAAGCAACAAGTCTACGACTATTGTCGCGTCTTAGGAGGCTTGGTCTTGCAGAAAATTTGATCAAAGGAAGAGCTGAGGAAATTCGCTGGGGAGGCCCGATACAAGTTATCGCCTACCGCACCCCGTTTCTGCTGGCAAGGCAGGATCCACGCGAGCTGACAGCGAGGCAGTTTATTACTCTTAGTCAGGACATCATGGACATCTACCGACCGCTAGCTGCTAGAAAAAGCGGATTTAGTGCTTTGGAAAAAGACCTCCTTATGTATTTTTCCGAGGCAATCAAAGGTGCGATTCTGCCTCTGAAATTTCTCAACACTGTTTCTGACCAAAAGTTCTATCGGAAAGAACTCGAGACTCTTCGAGAAGGAGTATTGCGGACATCTTTAGATCTTCTGGAGATCGCGGAGAAGAATCAGTATCCTCATCTTCGACAGACCATCTTAAACAGTTATCTGTTCGCGCTTCCCTATCTACTCCGAGACGAAAACGAGCTGTATTGCGAGCTTGAGGAACGAATGAACGAGGCATCTGCCATGAAAGCTCCGCTTAGTAAGCATAACACGTTTGCGGCACTCCTTAGAATTGCCGAGGAGCAAATGAATACTGTTGGTGGCCAGCCTGGAACTGCTTGGCAGCGCATGGCCCTCCGTATGATCGATAGTGACAATCCAGACGCTCGCTATCT from Verrucomicrobiota bacterium encodes:
- a CDS encoding ankyrin repeat domain-containing protein, which gives rise to MKQIFKRRPSLVLLFAIGILFSVYSAHGKELSARALMEACRLGDLETVKAELEKGVDLEAQDGSNWTSLFHALDAGQGEVARFLIDRGADFTQMLPSYEYPLNLAIRGSKNDTVAYLILKGAPLHPEEYEDSRGRSPLFSALVWGDSELLQILEENGADWLDWEHDDVDALSLAAKFNNSEAVRYLIDLGADVNQRAPDGNFPLALAAFEGHLAMVKLLLANGAEINAISRGSMNVDGNRAEPHTALVGAVRDNNLGVVNVLLSAGADPAQIDNLAIKYADFAGNLAIYDRLLEAGVPEPEPYSFTKINRFEHIWRQQDVAMDSEDGVEWIDLSILNNPSQKTAEESPVYNGPPVTVAVIPSRAEVESAEILVTAELTEEPSFKLLERAQLQQALKEISLQRAGLVSAESSIQAGQLLGADCLILLDQEGDTLEARIISTATGLVLRVLVGDTETMGEWVGQIRRTLTTKAPLLHSGTEGLTLVSIPRITSIQGGPNAIDQERILSRALAIYLGSLDNIFVLDRQNMLQLAGEKILTEDVRRFYSSGWLIDGGFDQVGDNLSITLRLRQPETSEEVVLTAGGKASQPREILQSLRDQVGEALEISVTESEESVNEAELYLTEARKAYRVRQFESAQHAADAAWALGNGFEEATSLRLLSRLRRLGLAENLIKGRAEEIRWGGPIQVIAYRTPFLLARQDPRELTARQFITLSQDIMDIYRPLAARKSGFSALEKDLLMYFSEAIKGAILPLKFLNTVSDQKFYRKELETLREGVLRTSLDLLEIAEKNQYPHLRQTILNSYLFALPYLLRDENELYCELEERMNEASAMKAPLSKHNTFAALLRIAEEQMNTVGGQPGTAWQRMALRMIDSDNPDARYLGHALMRRDRHDYQGRVADCEAMVPLYFQLVTDDDSLWGISANNFDPEINTGLQLKNSFRVYPEYAMSMWYPSPYELSLSLSNSHGPYRISWMPPGEVSSVLSPDYARAAYQMNLARIQSASKTGSAAVDYGFPLNGIDLDQLKILKELSEDSLEQLKIRSEDKDYMEKTVYRFNSYVVRPIEEAYVRALQDQKLRFLERDKSPKIYTSQFQTPLFAREFLNQKNERARRSLQEFLFFHGSTCVTSRELWILDRNHGVFRYNVEQDTISEAIFFPIGKRLRVSSDFMGEKLFSGSFIEYPNLSREKESAGIGIFHRGNGKWDFINPERVDPDIQRSYEGIQNTVIIGQELFYSFLNLAPNAAGARFEVLKDTRTSSGVSRIDLESGREILLASSNRTPAKSPLDNVRPDSFNFYEIGPISGNLLRVNKHVYNPVTDEWRRKKRRDELETRQSKDSGSFHKLANEMLLRRADYDPKERVLKALIEVYQDRERKISFEIDVPLELTGWLEIEIPNELPEAARYYEKNLDEPDFSVSAAGEGLILSNSLGFYFIHFDQLYPIFEDRMRFLIGD